The DNA region ACACCCTTGATTTTGAGGAAATATAGTGTCTGAATGGTTTTCAGTTTGAAAGTGTTTTCACCTAACTGAGGTCTAAAGCTTCTTTCATGTTTGGAGCATTGGAATGTGTGATCTCGAATTCCAATACTCCAAACAGACTTCCAAACTAAAAATCAAACACAACCAAAGTGAGTTATGACTTGTGAGAGTAATTAGTGCAAGCGAACAAAAAACTATGGCCGACAAATGGTTATATAGACAAGCGGAACTCCCGCTTATAAATTAAGGAAAAGTTATACCTAGACATCATTATACACTTAAGAGACACCGAAGTGagaaatgaaaataataataataaatgtgatatataatGACACAAGATATAAAGTGATATAATATGAGTTCGTGAGTGTCTCTAGATTTTTGTATGCTTGACTGTAACCTAAATTTTAAGAGCTATTTTTTGTGATGGGAGTTGACTCAATAGTTTATCGACATTGTTTAATGAATGGCCGGCAATATGAGCAGCTCTGTATTGGTTGAAGTGCGGCGTACTCATGGTGGAGACTTTTTTCTTTACACGCAATAATATTTGAAGTGCAGCGTACTTTGTGTCTTACTTTCTTCACTTACACTGATCACCTTAACAAGCAAATTAAatactctcttcttcttcttcctattCTTATTCTTAACCACTACCCCCTTCAGAAAGAGGTTCTCTTCCCCTCACACCACAATACCAAACACAAAATGAAAAGTAGTGCAACATCATATAAATTCCAATCGTTCTCCCTCACCTGGAGACTTATAATTCCCTGCACATTCCTAGCACTGCTTTGTTTATACTTTTACGTTCAGCATCCTCACTTCAGCTATATCACCTACCActtctctctttctcctcctccttaTTCAGGTATATATGTaaagttttgttttttaataaatattatcgGTCGTGATATAAACACTCAATCAACATACGAGTTTCTTTAGCGATTCTGGACCACCAAGGATGGCaatgccaaaaaaaaaacacttctaGGAACTAATTCGTAAATTGAATTTTTGAAATACATTATGACATTAAAATACATAATGTAATTTTAAGAAATATGTACATACCAAAATTTAGTTACCGGAATGTATTTATGGTTTGTCCGTAGAAGTGTTTTTCTAACTTAATACATTATTGGATGTTTTTTACAGCTAAAACTAGGATATATCGATTGAATGTTAATAGTGTGCGGGTTTCTCTCGACTTCAAATCAGATGGAAATAACATGATATAAATTTTATTGACAGATCAAAAGGACAAAGCCTACAAGGAACAATGTGACTACTTTAATGGCAATTGGGTTCCTGACAAGAGAGATCCTTTATACAATGCTACAACCTGTGGTGGTACGATCCAAAAAGGTCAGAATTGCGTCGCTAATGGTAGGCCTGACTCGGAATACCTTTACTGGAGATGGAAGCCTACAAGTTGTAATCTTCCAAGGTTTGATCCCAACACTTTTCTCCAACTATTTAAGAATAAACACATAGCTTTTGTTGGGGATTCTCTAGCTAGAAACCAATTAGAGTCACTTCTTTGCATGTTGTCCACTGCTTCTACACCTGAACATACCCCCATGCATAAAGGTTATGGTCGGTGGCATTTCTCTTCTCACAATGCAACCTTATCATTATATTGGTCCCCTTTTCTGGTGCAAGGTGTTGAAAGAGTCCTAAAAGGGCCCGGACCACGTCATAATACAATGTATTTGGATCATGTTGATGAGGAGTGGGCAAAGGATATTGATCAAATGGACTTGATTGTGCTTGGATTTGGGCATTGGTTTTCTGACATTCCTGCAATTTACTATGAGAGTGGCTCAGTTCTAGGTTGCCTAAACTGTCATGGTCTCAATTGCACGGACATTGGTTATTATATTCCAATAAGAAAGGCTTTGAAGACTGCTCTTAATAGCATAATTGAGAGGAAGAAAGTAGAAGCTAAAGGAAATATTGGAGGTGGTGGTGTCATTGTGAGAACATCCGCACCTATTCATTTTGAAGGTGGTGCTTGGAATAAGGGTGGTACTTGTTCAAAGACTAAGCCTTATGAAAAAGGGGAGAAACAACTTGAACAAAGAGATGCTGAGATTAGAAATATTGGAATAGAAGAGTTGCAAATTGCTAAGGAAAAGGCCACCAAATTAAAATTTGGAGGGTTTAGGTTTGAGGTACTAGATGTAACCATGTTAGCATTAATGAGACCAGATGGACATCCCGCTGCTTATAGGATTCCATTCCCATTTGCTAAAGGGGTCAAGATTGTGCAGAATGATTGTATTCACTGGTGCTTGCCAGGGCCTATAGACACGTGGAATGAAATTTTTcttgagatgatgaagaagtgAGATCAATAGCTAAGGAGAGAGGAGTGAGTCATTCAATCCTTGTTAATAAGTAATTTATCGGATACAATTCATGGACACACAAATTTTTGCGACATATGATTTAGCGGGAGTTTTCAACTGTCACAAACTTTAGTGTCAGTCTAAAACCATAACTTTATGTGTCGAAAAAGTGTGAAGAAAATATGCATGTCCGTGTATAAGTACTCTTAATTTATGAATTTCTCATAATTGATCAATAAGTGATAAATGTATGTACTCATGATACGTAAATGAGTTTTGAATTAATATCGTAATGATTAAGAAGGAGAGGGCAACACAGCCCTCTAATCTTTTACATAACACTAAACTTCTCCCCTCGTTTAGTCTAGTAATTGTACTGTCATGACTGATAATAATGTGTTTCAAAATTAACATTCTAGTGCAATAAATGTTATATTTTCATAGATAATAATGTGTCTTAGAAACATTTTAgtgattaaaaagaaaaaaaaaccctttAAGTTAGAACATGAGCTACCCTTCGTTTATTTTACTTATCTATATTGGAGCAGATAAAAGATTACTCATGTTTCGAACATTTTTCTATGGCCCATTTGGTACGTAATATCGTATATGTATAAAGTCTATATGTAAttgtttaatataaaaaatgttaTATTGTCATACATAATTATGAGTTTTAAAAacattttagtttttaaaaacattttagtgattaaaagaaataacaacCCTCTAAGTTAGAACATTAGCTACCCTTCGTTTATTTTACTTATCTATGTTGGAGcacataaaaaaattacacatgtttcatatattttttagggcccgtttggcaTGTAGTGTCGTGTATTAGACTTAATAGGATAaggtttgataaaaaaaataatattatgtagcgtttggtcatacactTTTTAACTTATCATATCGTTTAAATGTCATTTATCCTTAAaaagactaaaatcaaactcgcttacaaactctgggactaatttaaccattaaccatatattgtttttttttttgcaataagGGGAGAGAGCCCCAAGAAACACAAAGAAACTAGCCATATATTGACCATATATTGTATAATCTTATACTATAATGCCTAATAGTGAGAATCAAACTATTCCTTATACCATGCCTTTAAATTACAAGcttataaaaattcatttttatgTTAATGGAGTATATTTAGTCTTTTAGAAAATATCACGACCTTGGGGTCATGATATCCCACTACAAGAAAAACAACTATTAACGTCGGCAAAAACACCCAGACCAACATTTTAAATGCTTTCATTCACATGTAAAGATCAAAAGAGTGTAGGACAATTTGGCATGGGCCCAATTACAGATAGTGAGTTTTGGGTTGTCTTGTCATGGACCAAACATTTTTCTGCCTTGTACATCACTTTGACAAGGTGCCTCATTGACTCATCATACGGACATCCCAATTTCCATTTTGAATACTAGAAATTACATAACAAAAGCTGCCCTCTTCCAAAAAATGGCAGTACATTACCTTggggtcttgttttatttttcatgttgCACCCAATAATGCAACACATTACTACTGTATGCTCTTTTCAACTACAGCAATAGAATCATTTCTTCATGTCAAAATTAATTTCTGAATAGAAAAATCAAATCAATCTTATCCCACTCTTGTGATTTGTTGTTATTATCTATCTTCACTGAAAATATTTCTGCAAAATAACTTAGACAAACCATTGAAAATGAAGCTGGTATATCCTCTCTCATcttgaataaataataaattagcTAAAAATTATTAGAGACAATGCAAAGgtgtagttcttttgattggctgcattttactcaaaacatgatgtgcaaccatatgttccaacatctAGAACAACATGGTGTGTTTGCGTATGTTGGTGGTTCAAtcgctgaaatcaagttatttgttgGGCTGCTGACTGTAAGGGGATTTAGAAGATTTATcctatgctgtgcgttttatcttctgaaggcgtgtttgttttaatcttggctgaagtaacaagattgataacatgtgaaccaagtctatctcaaagtttgaattctgttttacttggttctgttattttattctggtaagatttgattccatgaagattctttccagaagtgctgttgtggactctatgacgttcggcccattgaagatccaagcctcacgtgaacgtctatataaaggagTTTATAAACCCTAGCAAAATAGGGATTCTGAGCGTGATATACTGATCTTAGGGTTTATTATTTGAGTCCTGTTGTGAGTATTGTAACAACTTAGTGCTTCCTGTGCTATTGCAAGTACTAAGTTGatatgtttagttgagttgtaatctcatcaaacttgtttattgataaacatgtcttgatcGCTGTGGCAGTGGTCTTTAGGGGTTAGAGGAAGTTTCCTCGTAGCTTAGAgggaagggctaagctagattcactagttgtaatagtggtagacattgaagaggctctatactaagggggagtaacTTAGGTATAGGAGAGACTTTCATGtatgacctgagagctattactaagatagtgaattgactcctggattggtatcctccagatgtaggtgatgttacaccgaactgggttaacaattctctgtGTTTTTTTAGTGATTTATTGTTGCTACTGTGCTGTTTCTACTGTATTAAACGTTGTGGCTTAATTTCTGTATTGTTGTGTaattgtcgaaccgattgtcccaacatcgcgtttgacatctgtcctgtgcgcgagaaccagaatttcaattggcatcagagcaggcaccctattctgTTTGGGTGAGTTCCAGGGAATATGTATTCTGGTTTCATGGACAACATTAAAGAAGGAGGATCACTCCTTAGGCCACCTTTATTGGATGGTACCAACTATGATTATTGGAAGGCTCGTATGGTTGCTTTTCTTAAATCTATGGACAGCAAAACATGGAAAGCAATTgtgaaaggttggaaacattcAGTTGTAGTATCTAAAGAAGGAACATCAACAGAAGAATTGAAGCCCGAAGAAGAGTGGACgaaagaagaagatgtagaagctcttggaaactccaaagccttgaatgtTATTTTCAATGGAGTGGACAGgaatatgtttaggctaatCAATACATGCACTGTGGCTAAGGATGcctgggagattctcaagacaactcatgaaggaacatcaagagTTCGAATGTCAAGACTTCAGTTGCTCACAACCCAGTTTGAAAATCTTAAAATGAAGGAATATGAATCCATCTCTGACTTTCATATACGCTTGCGTGATCTAGCCAACACATCCTTTGCGTTAGGAGAAAaaatgtctgaagaaaagttgGCAAGAAAAATCCTCAGGTCTCTACCTAAGAAGTTTGATATGAAAGTtactgccattgaagaagctcaagacgtcagcaacatcaaggttgatgaactcattgggtCTTTACAAACATTTGAGATGTCTCTCAATGACAAATctgataagaagaagaaaaatatagcatttgtgtccaacactgaagaagatgaagttcagAGGGAGAATGATACTGGTGAAAGTATTTCAGAAGCTATAGCAGTTCTTGGTAGAAATTTTAACAAAGTTTTGAAGAGATTTGACGAAATGTCAAGGACAAATGTTCAGGACAAGTCGTCCGACATTTCCAGGAACTTTGATTTTCAATGCAGAGGCAAAGATGAAGAGAAATCTAGCAAAGACAGAGGGGTTCAGTGTCTTGAATGTGAAGGGTATGGTCATATCAAAGCAGAATGTCCAACGTTTTTGAAGAAACAAGGAAAGGGGATGATGGTCACTTGGTCTGATGAAGATTCTGAAGGAGATAAAACTAGAAATCAAGTCTTGGGACTTACTGTGAAATACAATTCTGAGACTGAGTCCAGTGATGGAgaaatttcagaagaagaactTGCTGAAACATACAAGTTGTtattcaagaaatggcaagaaGCGTGTGACTATGGTAAGAAGCTGGAGAGAACTGTCAAAGgtcttgaaaatgaaaaacataatcTGCTGGATATCAATAAcaatcttcaagaggaagtatctgtgctgaaatctaaacttgaaGGTATGATAAAATCTGTACGTATGTTGAATAATGGTACTGATATGATTGATCTGATGTTAGAAACAGGAAAGACAGCCAAGGATATGAAAGGTTTGGGATATGAGAGTGACTCTGCACCAGAAGAATCCAAAAAGATCACTCGTAAGTTTGTTCCTGCAGAAAgaaaaactgaattcaagatgTCAAACCAGATGCCACAACATTGTGTCAAACATGTGTATCAACAAATACCATATACTTACCCACAAGGCAAGAAGGCAAAGAACTTGAGTTGGAGATGCCATCATTGTGGAAGATATGGAcatataaggccctactgttacagatTGTATGGATTTCCTCATCAACATGATCAACCAAGGACCAATTCAGATGTtcaagcaaggaaagagtggaaaccTAGAGGGCTTAAAGAGAAAAAGATTGTGAAGGCTCCTAGTCATTTTCCCAGAACCAACAAGGATGTTGCTGCTGTACTAAATAAGAAGGAAGGAAAGAAGGAAAATCTGCATACCCAGACAAGATCTTTGAAGTGGAAGAAAGTTTCTGTTAATGATTCAGAGACAAATGTTCAACCAGATGTGCAGAACATTGTGCCCACTGCTAGAAAACAGATAAGTGGCAAGGGAATTCCTGTTAATGTTCCCCCTGCTCCTCTGGATAATGTGTCATTCCATCCTGAAGcaaatgttcagaagtggaaatCTGTGTGTCAGGAAAAGATTGGTTGTGAGAAAGAGTGTAGTCAAGAAGCTATGAAGTGCAAGGATATCATGGAATTTCTTGCTGATGTTGGGTTGTCATAACTCTATGACTATCTGTTATGTGCACTTTGGCTGCCTACAATGGTCATCTCTGGTAAGCATTTGTGGATTTAGTCTTAACATGTTTCCTGGTTTCATCTAGCTACCTTTGTCAAattgtgctaataagggggagtaatAGTATTAATAGTATGTGTAGATCTTGCTGCTTATAGGGTATTAAGTGTGTGCTGAACTCTGATATGGTTTTGATACTGCACTGAGTATGGAGTATGGTTCTGAGATTGTCTTTGTGCATAGCTACTACAAATAGCTATGTTGAAGTGTGCTACCTTGATATATTCTGGTTACTCTTCTCTGATGATTCAAGCTGCAAGTATTCTGAAGAGTTTTTAtggtagtggattgtattagctaaaatttgacaaatggggagattgttgttcctttgttatgattgtctgcattttagctaatgttgtTTGAGTACTGCTGTTTGTGCTTATTTGACCTTCAGTTCATGTTTTAGCCAAaatttgccaaagggggagattgtagttcttttgattggctgcattttgctcaaaacatgatgtgcaaccatatgttccaacatctAGAACAACATGGTGTGTTTGCGTATGTTGGTGGTTCAAtcgctgaaatcaagttatttgttgGGCTGCTGACTGTAAGGGGATTTAGAAGATTTATcctatgctgtgcgttttatcttctgaaggcgtgtttgttttaatcttggctgaagtaacaagattgataacatgtgaaccaagtctatctcaaagtttgaattctgttttacttggttctgttattttattctggtaagatttgattccatgaagattctttccagaagtgctgttgtggactctatgacgttcggcccattgaagatccaagcctcacgtgaacgtctatataaaggagTTTATAAACCCTAGCAAAATAGGGATTCTGAGCGTGATATACTGATCTTAGGGTTTATTATTTGAGTCCTGTTGTGAGTATTGTAACAACTTAGTGCTTCCTGTGCTATTGCAAGTACTAAGTTGatatgtttagttgagttgtaatctcatcaaacttgtttattgataaacatgtcttgatcGCTGTGGCAGTGGTCTTTAGGGGTTAGAGGAAGTTTCCTCGTAGCTTAGAgggaagggctaagctagattcactagttgtaatagtggtagacattgaagaggctctatactaagggggagtaacTTAGGTATAGGAGAGACTTTCATGtatgacctgagagctattactaagatagtgaattgactcctggattggtatcctccagatgtaggtgatgttacACCGAACTAGGTTAACAATTCTCTGTGTTTTTTTAGTGATTTATTGTTGCTACTGTGCTGTTTCTACTGTATTAAACGTTGTGGCTTAATTTCTGTATTGTTGTGTaattgtcgaaccgattgtcccaacatcgcgtttGACATCTGCCCTGTgcgcgagaaccag from Lotus japonicus ecotype B-129 chromosome 2, LjGifu_v1.2 includes:
- the LOC130735626 gene encoding xyloglucan O-acetyltransferase 1-like isoform X2, whose protein sequence is MLQPVVVRSKKVRIASLMVGLTRNTFTGDGSLQVVIFQGVERVLKGPGPRHNTMYLDHVDEEWAKDIDQMDLIVLGFGHWFSDIPAIYYESGSVLGCLNCHGLNCTDIGYYIPIRKALKTALNSIIERKKVEAKGNIGGGGVIVRTSAPIHFEGGAWNKGGTCSKTKPYEKGEKQLEQRDAEIRNIGIEELQIAKEKATKLKFGGFRFEVLDVTMLALMRPDGHPAAYRIPFPFAKGVKIVQNDCIHWCLPGPIDTWNEIFLEMMKK
- the LOC130735626 gene encoding xyloglucan O-acetyltransferase 1-like isoform X1; this translates as MKSSATSYKFQSFSLTWRLIIPCTFLALLCLYFYVQHPHFSYITYHFSLSPPPYSDQKDKAYKEQCDYFNGNWVPDKRDPLYNATTCGGTIQKGQNCVANGRPDSEYLYWRWKPTSCNLPRFDPNTFLQLFKNKHIAFVGDSLARNQLESLLCMLSTASTPEHTPMHKGYGRWHFSSHNATLSLYWSPFLVQGVERVLKGPGPRHNTMYLDHVDEEWAKDIDQMDLIVLGFGHWFSDIPAIYYESGSVLGCLNCHGLNCTDIGYYIPIRKALKTALNSIIERKKVEAKGNIGGGGVIVRTSAPIHFEGGAWNKGGTCSKTKPYEKGEKQLEQRDAEIRNIGIEELQIAKEKATKLKFGGFRFEVLDVTMLALMRPDGHPAAYRIPFPFAKGVKIVQNDCIHWCLPGPIDTWNEIFLEMMKK